AAAGCCTTCTTTTTGTCAGGATTTACGGCCCAGATCGGCAAAACCTTTCCACAATATATCCAAATCGGTATAGGGGTGATAGTTTTTGGCATACAGCAGGTTTAGCCTTTGTTTGGTTATGGAATCATATTCCCTCCCGGGCAGTTCGTCTAAAGGGGAGAGTATTCCTTTTTTGAGGCGGGGAAGGGTAATCGTTGTATGATCGTCTTTTTGTACGGGCGCAAAACCTATCCAGGTGCGGCTGCCGTTCAATACCTGCCACCAATTGTACAAAAAACGCATTCTACTGCGAATCAGCAGCAGCATAAGAGGGAGCAAAACAAGCATTGCCAGACAGGTGCAGAGGTCAAACAACCGTTTGTTGCGCCGGTATCGCGACTGACTAAGGTTGAGGTTGATATCAATGGTATAAAGGTCGCCGGCAGTATTTTTTGAATTGCTTCCTATGATACTCAGACTTTCGGGGGGTACAATTTTGTAATCGAGCTGTTGCCCGATGTCAATCATAAACTGCAAGATTTGCTGTGAAGGCAAGTCGAGCGCACAAAAGATAATCTCATTTACCTTATAAATACCTGTGATTTCTTCTAATTGACGGGTAGTGCCAAGAATATTTTGATTTTCCTGTTCCGGTTTGCCGGCAGTTGTTGTGATTTCCGGGATAACGTATCCTGCCAAATCAATATTCACTCCCGATTCATATAACATGTTGCGAACCCGCAAACATTCATGAAGACTTCCGACAATCAACGCTCTTTTGGTCTGTCGCTCAGTTTCGAGATTGAGATTTCTGTAATGGATAAAATGCAATAACATTCTCCAACCACTTAGGGCAAATGCCGCCCAAGCCATGCCCAATAAAATCATCCCTCTTGAAAAACGAAGGGATTCGGGTAAAAAACCATAAACTGCCGAAATCAGCACAGTTCCTGCCAATATTCCGCGCACAATCCGGCTTAGCCGCAACGGGACATCATAGCCCCCGCTCAAAAAAACAGTAAGCAGCCAAATCAGAATATAAAGCGGCACGTTGATGAGCATATACTCCGGCGCATAGGTTGTTCCTTCGGCTACTTTCACATTTTCCTGCCAAAAATCTTTAATGAGGTACATCCCCCCGTAAATAATGGCTGCATCGGTCAGGGGTAGCAAAAGCTGCCGCACAAATCTTTCGGCTACCGTCAGCAGGGCTTTCAGGTATATTGCCAATTGAATGCTTAAAACATAATATCTTGCCCCGGAGGCAGAAAAATGTTTTCGGGCAAAAATGATCATGGCGTTGTAAAAAAGCCGAACATAGTTCAGGCTGCCTTTTTTAGTGCTTTCACCTTTATAGTGTATGATGCGGGTATGGGGGAAATAGTAGTTTTTATATCCGGCTTTTAGTATCCGGTAGGACAGGTCAATGTCTTCACCATACATAAAAAAGGTTTCGTCTAATAATCCTGTTTTATCCAAAACGGATTTGCGAATTAACATAAAAGCACCGGAAAGTATTTCTATCTCATTGGTTTCATCGTTGTTCAGATGTCCGAGATAATAATGGTTAAAGACTTTTGAACGGGGGAACAAGGCAGATAATCCTGTCATTTTGTAAAATGCCGTTGCCGGAGTTGGCAGCCCTCTTTTTGATTCGGGAAGGTAACCACCTTTGCCATCATACATTTTAACCCCCAACCCGCCTGCATCGGGGTGTTCATCCATAAAGGCAAGGGTTTTGGTAAAGGTATCTTCCTCGACCACCGTATCTGGGTTCAACAACAATACATATTCCCCTGTTGCTATACTGATTCCCTGATTGTTGGCGGACGAAAACCCAACATTCTTTTTGTTGGCAATTAGTATGACTTCCGGAAATTTTTGCTCAATCAGTTCAACAGAACCATCAACCGAGTTATTGTCAATTACAATGACTTCAACTAACAAGCCTGCCGATGCTTTTCGAACAGAAAGCAGGGCTTGCTCGATAAAGTATTTGACGTTGTAGTTGACAATAATCACCGATAGTTTTACCATAATTAAAGCGGGGTGGGAAACATCAGGAAAACTTGCAGATGATTGTTTGAACAGGCTTAAAAATTGGGGAAATGTCGTATTTGCGCAAATATAACATCTTTAAAAGCAGGTAAAACAAATTAAACGGTAAATTTGTGTGAATTCTGCACCATCACTGCGGTAAAACCAATCATATTCTAAACAAATTTACCTGTCTGCCAAATGTACCAAAGTATATACAAAATTGCCTCTCTGTTTTGCTCTGTTATTTTGTTAGTGATGCTTTATCCGAATAATGTTGTGGCTCAAAGCTCCTGCCCGGATGGCGAGTACGAAATTTTGGTAGAGATTGTACCCGATTCATGGGCTTCGTCCGAAACAAGTTGGGAAGTTCTTAACACAGCCGGCATACCGGTAATAAGCGGAACCGACGAAGGCGGGAGTTTTTGCACTACCCTCGAAGAGGCCTGTTTGACGTTTAATATTTACGATACTTATGGTGATGGTCTTATCAATGAAGGGGGGTATCAGGTGTTTTTTGACGGCAATCTTGTTACTTCAGGGGACAATTTCGGATATTTTGCCAGCTACGATTTTGGAGAATGTCCCGATGGATACTCTTGTCATTTTCCTATTGATATCTTTT
This is a stretch of genomic DNA from Sphingobacteriales bacterium. It encodes these proteins:
- a CDS encoding glycosyltransferase, whose translation is MVKLSVIIVNYNVKYFIEQALLSVRKASAGLLVEVIVIDNNSVDGSVELIEQKFPEVILIANKKNVGFSSANNQGISIATGEYVLLLNPDTVVEEDTFTKTLAFMDEHPDAGGLGVKMYDGKGGYLPESKRGLPTPATAFYKMTGLSALFPRSKVFNHYYLGHLNNDETNEIEILSGAFMLIRKSVLDKTGLLDETFFMYGEDIDLSYRILKAGYKNYYFPHTRIIHYKGESTKKGSLNYVRLFYNAMIIFARKHFSASGARYYVLSIQLAIYLKALLTVAERFVRQLLLPLTDAAIIYGGMYLIKDFWQENVKVAEGTTYAPEYMLINVPLYILIWLLTVFLSGGYDVPLRLSRIVRGILAGTVLISAVYGFLPESLRFSRGMILLGMAWAAFALSGWRMLLHFIHYRNLNLETERQTKRALIVGSLHECLRVRNMLYESGVNIDLAGYVIPEITTTAGKPEQENQNILGTTRQLEEITGIYKVNEIIFCALDLPSQQILQFMIDIGQQLDYKIVPPESLSIIGSNSKNTAGDLYTIDINLNLSQSRYRRNKRLFDLCTCLAMLVLLPLMLLLIRSRMRFLYNWWQVLNGSRTWIGFAPVQKDDHTTITLPRLKKGILSPLDELPGREYDSITKQRLNLLYAKNYHPYTDLDILWKGFADLGRKS